Proteins co-encoded in one Candidatus Thermoplasmatota archaeon genomic window:
- a CDS encoding acylphosphatase, giving the protein MAQAHVMISGKVQGVWFRASTKQKADQLGVTGWVRNTEDGCVEAVFSGDKTKVEEMIAWCYQGPPDAQVTRVDVTHTSSKEVFTEFTIKR; this is encoded by the coding sequence ATGGCACAAGCACATGTGATGATCTCGGGAAAGGTCCAAGGTGTTTGGTTTCGAGCGAGTACAAAACAAAAAGCAGACCAACTCGGTGTGACCGGCTGGGTGAGAAATACCGAGGACGGTTGTGTTGAAGCTGTTTTTTCTGGAGATAAAACCAAGGTTGAAGAAATGATTGCATGGTGTTATCAAGGTCCACCAGATGCACAGGTAACCCGTGTTGACGTTACGCATACCTCATCAAAAGAAGTCTTTACTGAATTTACAATTAAAAGATAA